Proteins from one Vicinamibacterales bacterium genomic window:
- a CDS encoding TraR/DksA family transcriptional regulator, with protein sequence MAAKSKKRNVAVAEVPVGARYDELKRMLIERQREILNEVQGKIRDVRAEGSEKDHEVLDPGETSEVDIQEDIEFALIQMKAETLNKINEALSRLEEGTYGHCFECGEEIAQPRLRALPFAVRCKDCEEAREMAQQRERIQARRGSSSLGFDMRG encoded by the coding sequence ATGGCAGCCAAGTCAAAGAAGCGGAACGTCGCAGTAGCGGAAGTGCCCGTCGGGGCACGGTACGACGAGTTGAAGCGGATGCTCATCGAGCGTCAGCGCGAGATCCTGAACGAAGTTCAGGGCAAGATCCGCGATGTTCGCGCCGAGGGTTCTGAAAAGGACCACGAAGTCCTCGATCCTGGTGAGACCTCTGAGGTCGACATTCAGGAAGATATCGAATTCGCCCTCATCCAGATGAAGGCGGAGACGCTGAACAAGATCAACGAGGCATTGTCGCGCCTCGAAGAAGGCACTTACGGTCATTGCTTCGAGTGCGGTGAAGAGATCGCCCAGCCCCGGCTGCGCGCGCTGCCCTTCGCCGTCCGCTGCAAAGACTGCGAAGAGGCCCGCGAGATGGCCCAGCAGCGCGAACGCATCCAGGCGCGCCGCGGTTCGTCCAGCCTCGGCTTCGACATGCGGGGATAA
- the rpmB gene encoding 50S ribosomal protein L28, whose protein sequence is MAMRCEICGKGPVVGRRVSHAHNVRPRRFEPNLQTVRAVVDGATKRVKVCTRCIRSSKIVKAGSNKNVKAA, encoded by the coding sequence ATGGCAATGCGCTGTGAAATCTGTGGCAAGGGTCCGGTGGTGGGCCGCCGTGTCTCTCACGCCCACAACGTCCGTCCCCGCCGCTTCGAGCCGAACCTCCAGACAGTTCGTGCGGTCGTCGATGGCGCCACCAAGCGCGTGAAGGTGTGCACGCGCTGCATCCGTTCGAGCAAGATCGTCAAGGCGGGGTCGAACAAGAACGTCAAGGCCGCCTAA
- a CDS encoding Rid family detoxifying hydrolase: MTAAGAVKAIGPYSPALKVGNLLFLSGSIPLDPVTGQIVAGDITAQAARVMENIKALLAAAGADFSHVARTTVFMVDLGEFAAMNDVYASYFTAPYPARSTVQVVKLPRDVRVEIDVIAVLG, translated from the coding sequence GTGACGGCAGCCGGCGCGGTCAAGGCCATCGGGCCTTATTCGCCTGCGCTCAAGGTCGGGAACCTGCTGTTCCTGTCGGGATCGATTCCGCTTGATCCCGTCACCGGCCAGATCGTGGCCGGCGACATCACCGCCCAGGCGGCGCGCGTGATGGAAAACATCAAGGCGCTGCTGGCGGCGGCCGGCGCGGACTTCTCGCACGTGGCACGCACCACCGTGTTCATGGTGGACCTCGGCGAGTTCGCCGCCATGAACGACGTCTACGCGAGCTACTTCACGGCGCCGTACCCGGCCCGCTCGACCGTGCAGGTGGTGAAGCTCCCCAGGGACGTGCGCGTCGAAATCGACGTCATCGCCGTTCTGGGATAG